A part of Lujinxingia litoralis genomic DNA contains:
- a CDS encoding DUF1153 domain-containing protein: protein MSEELPEDIKRWTSKRRTALVLQIIRGETTVNEAARQYDLKPSEIEQWYETFLDAGENGLKSRPKEEIERKDAQIAKLQQKICELVMDIDIIKEVHHMAKLDPFGSGWRSED, encoded by the coding sequence ATGAGCGAAGAGTTGCCGGAAGATATCAAGCGTTGGACCTCGAAGCGCCGTACCGCATTGGTGCTGCAGATTATCCGCGGGGAGACGACGGTGAACGAGGCTGCGCGCCAGTACGACCTAAAGCCCAGCGAGATTGAGCAGTGGTACGAGACTTTCCTGGATGCGGGTGAGAATGGGTTGAAGAGCCGCCCGAAGGAAGAGATTGAGCGCAAAGATGCCCAAATCGCGAAGCTGCAGCAGAAGATTTGCGAGCTGGTGATGGATATCGACATCATCAAGGAGGTCCACCACATGGCCAAGCTGGACCCTTTTGGCTCAGGGTGGCGCTCCGAGGATTGA
- a CDS encoding IS3 family transposase, with amino-acid sequence MERHPAVSERRLCGLLALNRSTVWRQKKGVSRRVVNLEKEREKRELVERMQELVKEYPTWGYRRIWAWLRFRDLRCINKKRVERLMCENGWQARCIVNTPRPRVVQSVSQASQPDERWAMDATSLYCEQDGWIGVMAVIDCCTREIVGIDVARRGRAVEAQRALESACLKRFGLIYPNGESRPVLRSDNGKVFTSKSFTGSCKQYGLTQEFITPYTPQQNGLIERFFRSLKEECIWMTNFKTFAQAREAIESWVEFYNTERPHQALGYKSPAEYGAQFGELVA; translated from the coding sequence ATGGAACGTCACCCGGCTGTGAGCGAGCGGAGGTTGTGTGGACTTTTAGCGCTGAACCGCTCCACGGTCTGGCGCCAGAAAAAGGGTGTGAGCCGCCGGGTGGTCAACCTCGAGAAGGAGCGCGAGAAGCGGGAGCTCGTGGAGCGGATGCAGGAGCTCGTCAAAGAATACCCGACCTGGGGATACCGCCGAATCTGGGCCTGGCTTCGCTTTCGAGACCTGCGTTGCATCAACAAAAAACGCGTGGAACGCCTGATGTGCGAGAACGGCTGGCAGGCCCGGTGCATCGTGAATACGCCTCGCCCACGCGTGGTTCAGTCCGTCTCTCAGGCCTCGCAACCTGACGAGCGCTGGGCCATGGACGCAACGAGTTTGTACTGCGAGCAGGACGGCTGGATTGGCGTGATGGCTGTGATTGACTGCTGCACCCGAGAGATTGTTGGCATCGACGTGGCTCGCCGAGGCCGTGCCGTAGAGGCGCAGCGAGCCCTGGAGAGCGCCTGTTTGAAGCGTTTTGGCCTTATCTACCCGAACGGTGAGTCGCGACCCGTGCTGCGCAGCGACAATGGCAAGGTCTTCACGTCGAAGTCCTTCACCGGGAGTTGCAAGCAGTACGGGCTAACTCAGGAGTTCATCACGCCGTATACTCCGCAGCAGAACGGGCTGATTGAGCGTTTCTTCCGTTCGCTGAAAGAGGAGTGCATCTGGATGACCAACTTCAAGACCTTTGCGCAGGCGCGGGAGGCGATTGAGAGCTGGGTCGAGTTCTACAACACTGAGCGGCCCCACCAGGCGCTCGGGTATAAATCACCGGCTGAGTATGGTGCTCAGTTTGGCGAGTTGGTGGCTTGA